The region AGCGGTTGATAACCGTAGTTAATCTGCTGTACCGACTGGAAAATGGAACCGTTAACCACCGGCGCGGGGGCAGGTGCGGGCTGCGCGGTCGTCGCGCCCTGAACCAGCGGAGTAGAAGGCACCCACGCACAGCCCGAAAGGGTCAATGCGAGAGCTATCGCTAAAGGGCAGAGTTGCGCACCGGTCTTTTGCATTGCTTTCATCTTCAGTAGTGGCGTTCGGTGTGGCGTCACGCCACACCGAAACAGGCTTTAGAGTTGCGTCAGTTTTTGCAGCATCTGGTCAGTGGTGGAAACCGCTTTACTGTTAATCTCGTAAGCGCGCTGCACCTGGATCATGTTGACCAGCTCTTCCGCCACGTTGACGTTAGAGGTTTCGACATAACCCTGATACAGCAGCCCTGCACCGTTCAGACCCGGCGTGCTTTCGTTCGGCGTGCCGGAGGACTGGGTTTCGGTGTAGAGGTTTTCACCAATGCTTTCCAGACCGCTGTCGTTCATAAAGGTGGTCAGGTTGATCTGGCCAACCTGAACCGGCGCCGCCGTTCCCTGCTGGGTCACGCTCACCACGCCGTCGCGACCGACGGTGATGCTCAGCGCGTTCGCCGGGATAGTGATGGCGGGCTGCACCTGGAAACCGCCTGCGGTCACCAGCTGGCCGTTCTGATCGACCTGGAAAGAACCGTCGCGGGTATACGCGGAGGTGCCGTCCGGCAGCAGAACCTGGAAGAAGCCCTGGCCTTTAATCGCGACATCTTTGCTGTTGTTGGTCTGAGACAGGTTGCCCTGGCTGTGCAGACGCTCGGTGGCGACGGGGCGCACACCGGTACCGATCTGCAGGCCGGAAGGCAGCGTGGTCTGTTCAGACGACTGCGCGCCCGGCTGGCGGATGGTTTGATAAAGCAGATCTTCAAACACCGCGCGCTGACGTTTGAAACCGTTGGTGCTGACGTTCGCCAGGTTGTTGGCGATAACGTCCATATTGGTTTGCTGGGCGTCGAGGCCGGTTTTGGCAATCCATAAAGAACTGATCATAGGGTCGTCCTGTTGATTAACTCATCGACAATAACTGGTTAGCGCGCTGCTCGTTCTCATCGACGCTGGTGATGATTTTCATTTGCATCTCAAAGCGACGGGCGTTAGCTATCATGTCGGTCATTGCTTCCACGGGTTTCACGTTACTGCCTTCCAGCACCCCGGACATCAGGCTGATGGTCGGGTCGGCCTGTAGCGTCGCGCCGCGGGCGGTCTGCGCCTGCTGGTTTAAACGAAACAGACCATCGTCGCCGCGTACCACTTCCTGCGCGCTGGCTTTAACCATCTTCAGACGGCCAACCGGCGCAATGGTGTTCGGGGCGTCGCCCGGGTTCAGTACGGAGATCGTACCGTCGGCGGCAATCGTGACTTCCGCGCCTTCCGGCACCACGACCGGACCGCCCTCGCCCATCACAGGATTACCCTGGATGGTGAGCTGGCCGGTCGCCGTGCGCTGGATGTTACCGTTGCGGGTATACGCTTCGGTGCCGTCCGGTGCCTGCACCGCCAGCCAGCCGTCGCTGCCCTGAATGGCAACGTCCAGCGGACGGGAGGTGTAGTCGAGCGACCCCTGGCTCATATTCACGCCAGGGGTGGAAGCCGTGACCAGCGTACGGGTTGGCAATGACAGCCCTTCTACCGGCACGGCGCGCAGCGCGTTGAGCTGAGCGCGAAAGCCAGGCGTTGATGCGTTGGCCAGGTTGCTTGCCGTGACAGACTGCTGATTCAGCGTCTGGCTGGCTGCGCCCATGGCGGTATAAATTGCGTGATCCATTAAGCCATCCCTTCAGACAATTAGCGCAGGTTAACCAGGGTATTGAGGATCTGGTCCTGAGTCTTGATGGTCTGCGCGTTCGACTGATAGTTACGCTGCGCGACGATCATGTTGACCAGTTCTTTACTCAAGTCGACGTTAGACGCTTCCAGCGCGCCGCTGGTCAGCTTGCCGAAGTTGCCGGTGCCCGCAGAGCCCAGCAGCGCCACGCCGGAGGCGGTGCTTGCTGACCAGACGTTGTCGCCCTGAGAAGAGAGCCCTTCCGGGTTAGCAAAGTTCGCAAGAACGATCTGACCCAGCAACTGGCTCTTCTCGTTCGAGTAGTTGCCGACGAGGCTGCCGTCTTCGGTCACTTCATAACCGACCAGGTCGCCCGGCTTGTAGCCGTCCTGGTTTGAGGTCAGCAGCACGTTGGCGCCGGAGTTCTGCTGGGTGGTGCCAGTCAGGTTCATGCTGAAGCTGAACGCCGCAGAGCCGTTGAGGGCCGCCACTGCGATCGGCACCTGCTGCGTACCGGCCGGAGCCGCGTTGGTCACGCCAGTCAGGGCGCCGCTGTCGCTGAAGGTCAGGCTGGTCAGCGGCGTGGTCGGGGTCGCGGAGCTTACGCTGGTGTCCATGTTGTAGACATCCCACTTGTTATCCGCGGTTTTCACGTAGTACAGCTTCAGGTTGTGTTCGTTACCCAGGGTGTCGTAAACAGTCAGCGGCACGCTTTTGTTAAAGGTGCTGGAGTTAGCCGGATCGAACGGAGACTGCGCCGGAACATCGTCAGCGGAGTTCAGGTTCATCACGAAGTTCGCGCTGGTGGTTTTGCTTGCCGGCATCTGCGCGGTCGGGATGGTCAGTGAGACCGGATCTGCGCCCTGCTGTACGGTCGGCGGGGTGCCGGTTGCCGGATAGCCGGTTACCTTCATGCCCTGCATGTTGACCAGGTTGCTGTTTTCGTCCAGTTTGAACTGGCCGTTACGGCTGTAGAACACGCCGCCGTTGCTGTCGACCAGACGGAAGAAACCGTTCTGGCTGATAGCCACGTCAAGCTTACGGCCGGTGTTGGTGGTCACGCCGTCGCCGAAGTCCTGGGTGATACCCGCGACTTTAACGCCCAGGCCCGCTTTCGAGCCGGCGAACATGTCGGCGAAAGAGACGGAACCAGACTTAAAACCATAAGTGGCGGAGTTGGCAATGTTGTTGCCGATAACGTCGAGGTTGGTGCTGGCAGCATTCAGACCGCTGACCGCTTGTGAAAAGGCCATTTCTTACTCCTGATAAGATTGAAGGCTTAAATAATTTGCCGTACCTGGTCGAGTGAGGCAGTCCCGTAGGTGCCCAGATCCAGCAGGTTCGAACCGTTGCTTCGCGTAATGCCGTTTACCATCGCGAAGTTAAGCGGCTGCGCGACCAGCTGAGTGCCTCCGTTGCTTGCGGCAATGGAGACGTTGTAGGAGCCATCCGGCGCCTTAGTGCCGTCGCTCATCGAACCATCCCAAGAGAAGGTATGGACACCTGCGCTCAGCGCGCCGATCTCGATGGTACGAACGACTTTCCCGCTCTTATCAGTGACAGTCGCGGTAACTTTATCTGCGGCCTGCTGCAACTCGACGCCAAACGGTGTCGTGGTGTCTTTGCCGGTCAGAATGGTGCTGCCCGGGATCATCACGCCGTGACCGATAAGCGCGCTCGCCGCAAGCGACTGGCTGTTATCGATCTGACCGGAGATAGATCCGAGGGTGGTGTTCAGTTTCTCGATGCCGCTCACCGTACTGATCTGCGCAAGCTGCGTGGTCAGTTCGTTGTTCTGCATCGGGTTGGTCGGGTCCTGGTTTTTCAGCTGCGCCACCAGAAGCGTCAGGAAGCTGCCTTGCAGGTCAGACGCTTTGCTCCCGGTCAGGCTGCTGCTGGAGGTCGCGCTGGCGGCACTGCTGGTGCTGTAATTCTCATTAATAGTTGATGTCACCGACATAACTCTCTCCTTTATTGACCGAGCGTGAGCGTTTTCAGCATCATGCTTTTCACGGTATTCAGCACTTCAACGTTGGCCTGGTAACTGCGGGAGGCGGACATGGAGTTCACCATCTCGCCCACCACGTCAACGTTCGGCATACGGACATACCCTTTGGCGTCCGCCAGCGGGTTGCCTGGCTCATAAACCAGCTTGTCCGGCGCCTGGCTTTCCACGACATCCGTTACCTTCACACCGCCTGTCGCGGCGCCTGGCGCGGCATCCACCTGGAAAACCACCTGCTTGGCGCGGTAAGGCTGTCCATCCGGCCCGGTCGCGCTGTCGGCGTTGGCAAGGTTACTGGCCGCCACGTTCATGCGTTTGGATTGCGCGGTCATCGCTGAGCCGGCAATGTCGAAAATGTTTAAAAGCGCCATCGCGTTTTAACCCTTACTGTTGCTGCAGCACGGACATCATGCTCTTGATTTGGCCGCCGAGAACCTGCAGATCGGTCTGATACTTCAGGCTGTTGTCGGCAAACTGGGTACGCTCACGGTCCATATCGACGGTGTTGCCATCCATCGAGGGCTGGTCCGGCACGCGGTAAAGCAAATCAAGAGAAGCGCCGGTGGACGCCTGAGCCGGGATATGGCGTGATGAGGTCACGGCGAGCGTCATGGTGCTGCCTGACGCGCGGCCCTGATCCATCACTTTTTTCAGTTGACTGGCGAAATCAATATCGCGCGCCTGATAACCTGGGGTATCGGCGTTGGCGATATTGGCCGCCAGAATCTCCTGACGCTGAGCGCGTAAATTGATAGCTTCCTGTTGAAAGCGCAGCGCGGCGTCCAGTTTATCGAGCATGATTCCTCCACTTAGTCTGGTGAGTGTGCAAAGCTTATCGCCCCTCACGCGTGCGTTATCGTTGGAATAAACGCAAAATGCGTCGCTATTTGTTGCCTTGAACAAAAACAGAGCAGAGTAGAATCCTCCCTGTTCCGAAAGTGGAGAAGTGCAATGAAGAGCCTGAAATACTGTCTCGCCGCGGGTTTACTGCTGTTAAGCCCGGGCCTTTTCGCCGATACGCTTAACGCCCAGCTGACGCCGTTCTTTCTTCAGCGTCTTGCAGGCATTAGCGACGCGGTAGTGGTGACGGTGAAAACGCCGGAGCCGCAGAGACTGATTTGCGACAATCCTGATTTCAGCCTGCCGGGCAACGCCCGTCTGTGGGGAAACCTCAGCGTGCTGGTGCGCTGCGGCAGTGAAAAACGGTATATGCAGGTCAACGTTCAGGCCTTCGGGAACTATGTGGTGGCCAGTCAGCCTGTCGCGCGCGGCGGCATGCTGAACGAGTCCAACGTCCGCCTTGAACGCGGCCGTCTGGATCTCCTGCCCCCAAAAGCTATGCTCAATCTTGACCAGGCGCGCGAAGCTGTTACCCTGCGTGACCTCGCGCCCGATCAGCCGGTAATGCTGACGATGGTGCGCCAGTCCTGGCGTGTAAAAGCGGGTCAGCAGGTACAGATAATCGCCAACGGCGAAGGCTTTAGCATTAATGGCGAAGGCCGGGCCTTAAACAATGCGGCGGTGGCGCAAAACGCCCGGGTCAGAATGGCCTCAGGCCAGGTGGTAAGCGGCATCGTGGGTTCTGATGGGATTATTCTGATTAACCTGTAATCTTTATAAAGAATTCATCGTGGCTGCCGATATAGTTAATCAACTAACGATGGATATCGGCTCTACGCCGCGAGCCCCTCTATGAGGAAAAAATCAATGAGCATTGAACGCACGTCCCCCCTGAAGCCAGTGAGTACGGTGCAACCGCGCGAAAACAGTGAACCGCAGGCACCAAAAGCCCGCCAGACGGAAACCACCGCGGCAGGCAGCGCCAGCGTCACCCTTAGCGGCGCCCAGGCAAAACTGATGAAGCCAGGCGCTGATGACATCAACGTTGAGCGTGTGGAAGCGCTGAAGGCCGCCATTCGTAATGGCGAGCTGAAAATGGACACCGGCAAAATCGCCGATGCGCTTATCCAGGAAGCTCAGAGTTACTTGCAGGATAAATAATTTATGAGCCGTCTGTCAGAAGTGTTAGACCAAATGACAACTGTACTGAATTCGCTGAAGTCTGTGATGGACGCGGAGCAGCAACAGTTATCCGCGGGCAGTCTTAACGGCAGTGCGCTTCAGCGCATCACCGAGGAGAAAAGCTCGTTGCTGGCCACGCTGGACTACCTTGAACAGCAGCGCCGCAGCGAACAAAAGACGGACCGCGTCGCGCCGCCGGACGTGGCCGCGCGCTGGCAGACGATTACTCAGAAAACCCTGCACCTGCGCGATATGAATCTGCATAACGGCTGGTTGCTCGAAGGGCAAATGGCCCGCAACCAGCAGGCTCTGGCGGTGTTAAAGCCGCTGCAGGAGCCGGCGCTGTATGGCGCTAACGGGCAGACGTCCGCGAATATGCATCGCGGCGGGAAGAAAATCGCCATCTGACCGCAAGGCAGTGGATAATCATACCCCTTCTGGCAGGGAAACCTGCCGGAAGGTTTTCGCACGTCTGCACTATGCCGCCTGAAAAAAGCCGATAAAAAAACGCGCCGGGCGATAAGCGCGGCGCGTTGGCGTGTAGCGGGCTCAGGCCGTGCGGCGCGCAAAATCGCGAACGCGGAAGCCAAGCAGCGTTAACGTGGCGAAATAGGCGATAACGCCCGCCACCACAACAGCCGCGAGACGCAACAGCCGCAGCGGCATCGTGCCCTGCGCCCAGTCCGGCATCAGGTGCATGACACCCAGCAGCGCGGCGGCCATCACCAGCACCGCGATAACCAGTCGCGCGAGAAACGCGCCCCACCCGGGCTGCGGCTGGAAAATTTTGCGCTTACGTAACTGCCAGTAGAGCAGACTCGCGTTCAGGCAAGCCGCAAGGCCGATGGAAAGCGCCAGTCCGGCATGTTTCAACGGCCCGATAAACGCCAGGTTCATCAGTTGCGTCATGATAAGCGTCACGATGGCTATCTTAACCGGCGTTTTGATGTCCTGGCGCGAATAAAACCCTGGCGCCAGTACCTTCACCACAATCAGCCCCATCAGCCCCACCGAATACGCCACCAGCGCCTGCTGCGTCATGCTCGCATCGTGACTGGAGAATTTACCGTACTGGAACAGCGACACGGTAAGCGGCTTTGCGAGAATTCCCAGCGCTACAGCGCTCGGCAGCGCCAGTAAAAAGCACAGGCGCAGCCCCCAGTCCATCAGACGCGAATATTCGTCATGATTGCCGCTGGCGAAGCTGCGTGACAGCGACGGCAGCAGAATGGTGCCGAGCGCGACGCCCAGCACGCCGGACGGGAACTCCATCAGGCGGTCGGCGTAATACATCCAGGAGACCGAGCCGGAGACCAGAAATGAGGCGAAAATAGTGTTAATGATGAGCGAGATCTGGCTCACCGATACGCCAAGAATGGCGGGCCCCATCTGCTTCACCACCCGCATTGCGCCCGCGTCTTTTAAGTTAATGCGCGGCAGCACCAGCATGCCGATTTTCTTCAGGTGCGGCAGTTGATAGACCAGTTGCAGCACGCCGCCGACCGTCACCGCCCAGGCGAGCGCCAGCACCGGCGGGTTAAAGTACGGCGCGGCAAAGAGCGCAAAGCCTATCATGCTGATATTCAGGAAAGTCGGGGCGAACGCCGGCACCGAAAAGCGGTTCCAGGTGTTAAGAATGGCGCCCGCGAGGGAGGCCAGCGAAATCAGCAGAATATAAGGAAAGGTAATGCGCAACAGGGATGTGGTGAGCGCGAATTTATCCGCCGTATCCGCGAAGCCCGGCGCCGTAACCAGAATCACCCACGGGGCCGCCAGCATACCGGCGATTGTCACAATAAACAGCGCCAGCGTCAGCAGGCCGGAAACGTAAGCGACAAAGACCCGCGTGGCGTCTTCGCCCTGCTTGCTTTTATATTCGGCGAGGATCGGCACAAACGCCTGCGAAAACGCGCCTTCGGCAAAGATGCGGCGCAGCAGGTTCGGCAGCTTAAAGGCGACGAAAAAGGCGTCCGTCGCCATACCGGCGCCGAACACCCGCGCCACAATGGCGTCGCGTGCAAACCCGAGCACGCGGGAAAACATCGTCATTGAGCTGACCGCAGCCAGCGACTTCAGTAAATTCATTCTTGTTCTTTCCCATAAACACTGACGCCTGCAGGGCAGGCGTCAGGGGCTTTTCAGCGAAGCGCTTAGTCTACTCGACTGAAAGGGAAATACTACTGGCAGATGCGCGCCGTGGTTACTCGCGCATCGCCTCGCGCCACAACCGTTCCACCACGCGCTGGGCGGTCAGCGCCTGCTCGCCTGCGGTTTCCGGAACCGTCTGATTCTGCACGCAGTGGATGAAATGCCGCGCGCAGCCCGCGAAGCCGCGCTGCTCCAGCGTGCTCTGCCAGCCGGGCACGGGACGATGCACCACGCCTGCGCCGCGCTCTTCGCGCCAGTCGCGCATGTCGGTGACGTCAATCAGCGCGCCGTCGGTTACCGCCTGCACCCATTCACGCTGGCTGCCCGCACGACGGTGCATGCTGGTGGTGATGGAAAGATCGCCGCGGCGAAAATGGTGCTCGGCATACCACATCTCGCCCTGCGCGGTGGTGTGCAGCGCGCCGCTCGCGAGCGTCGCTTCGCCGCCGCCAAGCCACAGGGCGGTATCCACCAGATGCAGGTAATCGTCAAGCAGCGTAAAGCGCAGGTCGTGCGGGCCGACGCTGTCGGCGCGGTGTTTGTCCATGCGCAGCGACGAGGCGGCGCCGAGTGTCGCTTTCAGGTCGCGATACAGCGGCGCGAAACGGCGGTTAAAGCCGACCATCAGCGTCAGATTGCGTTGTTTCGCCTGCGCCACCAGGCGCTCGGCGTCGGCGAGATGTTCCGCCAGCGGTTTATCCACGCAGACGTGCACGCCCGCGTTTAACAGCTCGCTCACCACTTCATAATGGCTGCTGGTGGCGCTGTGCACGAAGACCGCATCGCACTGCGCCGCCAGCGCCTGAAGCGAATCGATATACGGGATACGGTACGCCTCACAGACCGGCAGCGCCCTGGCGCGCGTCGGGGAGAATGCGCCCGCGAGCGTCCAGTCCGTCGCCTGCGACAGTACCGGCAACCACGCTTTCTGCGCGATGCCGCCAAGCCCCACTACCCCTACGCGTAATTTCGCCACGATTATTCTCCCAGGTGTGCCAACAGTGATTCGAGGCGCTGGCGTAATTCAGCCACCTCAAGCTCCAGCGCCTCGACGCGCGCGGTTAAGGCGTCGGTATCCGCCGCCGGGGTATCTTCGCTTGTGGCAAACGCCGCAGCATCCGGCTCGCCACAGAACAGATGCATATAGCGGCTCTCGCGCTTGCCCGGCTCGCGCGCAAGACGCGTCACAAACGGGCCATCCTCGCGGCTCGCCAGCGTCTCCAGCGCGCCTTCAAGCGCCGCTGTGTCGCTGAACTCATGCATTCTCGAAGCCCGGCTGCGCAGCTCGCCCGGCGTCTGTGCGCCGCGCAGCAACAGCGTGGTGACAATCGCCACTTCAGCAGGCGAGAATTTCAGATCGCCAAATTCCGAGTTGCAAAAGCGCTGCTCATATTTGGTGACCCGGTTGCCAAAACCGCTGACGGTGCGCAGATAGTGCCGCTTCACCAGATTATCGAGCGTCTCCTGCACCTGCGCTTCGCTCAGGTTCATTACCGGCTCGCGGTTAGTTTTCTGGTTGCAGGCGGTTACCACGCCGTTGACCGAGAGCGGGTATTGCTCCGGCGTCGTGACCTGTTTTTCGAGCATGCAGCCGATGACGCGCGCTTCCAGCGCGCTGAACTGATGTTTCATGGTTTTCTCCTCAGCGCCCCGGCGTCCATTCACGCGCGGTCAGCGCGGTCAGCACGTGGTCGCGCCAGACGCCGTCAATCAGTAAGTAATCTTTGGCATAGCCTTCTTTTTCAAAGCCGAGGCGCGCCAGCAGGTCGCCGCTGCGCTGGTTATGCGGCATATAATTGGCCATGATGCGATGCATATGCTGGCTGCGCTGCATATAGCGAATGGCGCTGGTAAGCGCTTCAAACATCATGCCCTGCCCCTGCCACTTTTCGCCCAGCGAATAACCGAGATAACAGGCGTGGAATGAGCCGCGCACCACGTTGGAAAAATTCGCGACGCCGCGGATTTCGTTTTCGTCCGGGTCGAGCAGCGCGAAATAAAAGGCGCTGCCCTGCTTGTGAAGTTCGTTGATCATGCCAAGCCGCGCCTGCCAGCCAGAGGAGTAGCAGTGGCTTTCATCGCGAA is a window of Cronobacter muytjensii ATCC 51329 DNA encoding:
- the flgN gene encoding flagella biosynthesis chaperone FlgN, with product MSRLSEVLDQMTTVLNSLKSVMDAEQQQLSAGSLNGSALQRITEEKSSLLATLDYLEQQRRSEQKTDRVAPPDVAARWQTITQKTLHLRDMNLHNGWLLEGQMARNQQALAVLKPLQEPALYGANGQTSANMHRGGKKIAI
- the flgE gene encoding flagellar hook protein FlgE — protein: MAFSQAVSGLNAASTNLDVIGNNIANSATYGFKSGSVSFADMFAGSKAGLGVKVAGITQDFGDGVTTNTGRKLDVAISQNGFFRLVDSNGGVFYSRNGQFKLDENSNLVNMQGMKVTGYPATGTPPTVQQGADPVSLTIPTAQMPASKTTSANFVMNLNSADDVPAQSPFDPANSSTFNKSVPLTVYDTLGNEHNLKLYYVKTADNKWDVYNMDTSVSSATPTTPLTSLTFSDSGALTGVTNAAPAGTQQVPIAVAALNGSAAFSFSMNLTGTTQQNSGANVLLTSNQDGYKPGDLVGYEVTEDGSLVGNYSNEKSQLLGQIVLANFANPEGLSSQGDNVWSASTASGVALLGSAGTGNFGKLTSGALEASNVDLSKELVNMIVAQRNYQSNAQTIKTQDQILNTLVNLR
- the flgC gene encoding flagellar basal body rod protein FlgC — protein: MALLNIFDIAGSAMTAQSKRMNVAASNLANADSATGPDGQPYRAKQVVFQVDAAPGAATGGVKVTDVVESQAPDKLVYEPGNPLADAKGYVRMPNVDVVGEMVNSMSASRSYQANVEVLNTVKSMMLKTLTLGQ
- the flgB gene encoding flagellar basal body rod protein FlgB, producing MLDKLDAALRFQQEAINLRAQRQEILAANIANADTPGYQARDIDFASQLKKVMDQGRASGSTMTLAVTSSRHIPAQASTGASLDLLYRVPDQPSMDGNTVDMDRERTQFADNSLKYQTDLQVLGGQIKSMMSVLQQQ
- the flgA gene encoding flagellar basal body P-ring formation chaperone FlgA encodes the protein MKSLKYCLAAGLLLLSPGLFADTLNAQLTPFFLQRLAGISDAVVVTVKTPEPQRLICDNPDFSLPGNARLWGNLSVLVRCGSEKRYMQVNVQAFGNYVVASQPVARGGMLNESNVRLERGRLDLLPPKAMLNLDQAREAVTLRDLAPDQPVMLTMVRQSWRVKAGQQVQIIANGEGFSINGEGRALNNAAVAQNARVRMASGQVVSGIVGSDGIILINL
- a CDS encoding flagellar basal body rod protein FlgF, which encodes MDHAIYTAMGAASQTLNQQSVTASNLANASTPGFRAQLNALRAVPVEGLSLPTRTLVTASTPGVNMSQGSLDYTSRPLDVAIQGSDGWLAVQAPDGTEAYTRNGNIQRTATGQLTIQGNPVMGEGGPVVVPEGAEVTIAADGTISVLNPGDAPNTIAPVGRLKMVKASAQEVVRGDDGLFRLNQQAQTARGATLQADPTISLMSGVLEGSNVKPVEAMTDMIANARRFEMQMKIITSVDENEQRANQLLSMS
- the flgM gene encoding flagellar biosynthesis anti-sigma factor FlgM, whose product is MSIERTSPLKPVSTVQPRENSEPQAPKARQTETTAAGSASVTLSGAQAKLMKPGADDINVERVEALKAAIRNGELKMDTGKIADALIQEAQSYLQDK
- the flgG gene encoding flagellar basal-body rod protein FlgG; amino-acid sequence: MISSLWIAKTGLDAQQTNMDVIANNLANVSTNGFKRQRAVFEDLLYQTIRQPGAQSSEQTTLPSGLQIGTGVRPVATERLHSQGNLSQTNNSKDVAIKGQGFFQVLLPDGTSAYTRDGSFQVDQNGQLVTAGGFQVQPAITIPANALSITVGRDGVVSVTQQGTAAPVQVGQINLTTFMNDSGLESIGENLYTETQSSGTPNESTPGLNGAGLLYQGYVETSNVNVAEELVNMIQVQRAYEINSKAVSTTDQMLQKLTQL
- a CDS encoding YceH family protein; this translates as MKHQFSALEARVIGCMLEKQVTTPEQYPLSVNGVVTACNQKTNREPVMNLSEAQVQETLDNLVKRHYLRTVSGFGNRVTKYEQRFCNSEFGDLKFSPAEVAIVTTLLLRGAQTPGELRSRASRMHEFSDTAALEGALETLASREDGPFVTRLAREPGKRESRYMHLFCGEPDAAAFATSEDTPAADTDALTARVEALELEVAELRQRLESLLAHLGE
- the rimJ gene encoding ribosomal protein S5-alanine N-acetyltransferase — translated: MFGYRSNVPKVRLTTDRLVVRLVHDRDAWRLADYYAENRQFLKPWEPVRDESHCYSSGWQARLGMINELHKQGSAFYFALLDPDENEIRGVANFSNVVRGSFHACYLGYSLGEKWQGQGMMFEALTSAIRYMQRSQHMHRIMANYMPHNQRSGDLLARLGFEKEGYAKDYLLIDGVWRDHVLTALTAREWTPGR
- the flgD gene encoding flagellar hook assembly protein FlgD — encoded protein: MSVTSTINENYSTSSAASATSSSSLTGSKASDLQGSFLTLLVAQLKNQDPTNPMQNNELTTQLAQISTVSGIEKLNTTLGSISGQIDNSQSLAASALIGHGVMIPGSTILTGKDTTTPFGVELQQAADKVTATVTDKSGKVVRTIEIGALSAGVHTFSWDGSMSDGTKAPDGSYNVSIAASNGGTQLVAQPLNFAMVNGITRSNGSNLLDLGTYGTASLDQVRQII
- a CDS encoding Gfo/Idh/MocA family protein, which produces MAKLRVGVVGLGGIAQKAWLPVLSQATDWTLAGAFSPTRARALPVCEAYRIPYIDSLQALAAQCDAVFVHSATSSHYEVVSELLNAGVHVCVDKPLAEHLADAERLVAQAKQRNLTLMVGFNRRFAPLYRDLKATLGAASSLRMDKHRADSVGPHDLRFTLLDDYLHLVDTALWLGGGEATLASGALHTTAQGEMWYAEHHFRRGDLSITTSMHRRAGSQREWVQAVTDGALIDVTDMRDWREERGAGVVHRPVPGWQSTLEQRGFAGCARHFIHCVQNQTVPETAGEQALTAQRVVERLWREAMRE
- the murJ gene encoding murein biosynthesis integral membrane protein MurJ, translating into MNLLKSLAAVSSMTMFSRVLGFARDAIVARVFGAGMATDAFFVAFKLPNLLRRIFAEGAFSQAFVPILAEYKSKQGEDATRVFVAYVSGLLTLALFIVTIAGMLAAPWVILVTAPGFADTADKFALTTSLLRITFPYILLISLASLAGAILNTWNRFSVPAFAPTFLNISMIGFALFAAPYFNPPVLALAWAVTVGGVLQLVYQLPHLKKIGMLVLPRINLKDAGAMRVVKQMGPAILGVSVSQISLIINTIFASFLVSGSVSWMYYADRLMEFPSGVLGVALGTILLPSLSRSFASGNHDEYSRLMDWGLRLCFLLALPSAVALGILAKPLTVSLFQYGKFSSHDASMTQQALVAYSVGLMGLIVVKVLAPGFYSRQDIKTPVKIAIVTLIMTQLMNLAFIGPLKHAGLALSIGLAACLNASLLYWQLRKRKIFQPQPGWGAFLARLVIAVLVMAAALLGVMHLMPDWAQGTMPLRLLRLAAVVVAGVIAYFATLTLLGFRVRDFARRTA